In Citrus sinensis cultivar Valencia sweet orange chromosome 3, DVS_A1.0, whole genome shotgun sequence, the sequence taaaagacaTGAAATGTGAGGGAACAGTGACGCTGGCTTCTTACTTTCCATGCACGTCATGCACTTTTCACGTTTGGAGATTTCATCATTACCGTATATCATTGATGCTGCctaatcctaaaatttaattgaacaaTTTTCCAATCATCCATTTtactaatcatttttttacaaatagcGAAGGCCTAAATATGAATGACCCTTAATTAATTCTTCCCACTACTCTATAAGAACATTTTACATTGTAAgagttttaatttatctacgatgatgatgaaataATGAACTCCAAtgataaagttaatttttttgtccttATCTTCTTTGAGTTGAACTCAAATGGtcagttaaataaatttacatgAAAAATACACGATCAAGCCCTTAGGTGAATAGAGGAAACTTTAACTTACTTTATGTACTTTGTACCATAaagaaatgattaaaaaaatacttttctcAATGGTTACGGCATACATTCAACTGAATTTTATGCCTTgagagataaaattattaagactTATTAGTTCACCTGCAACTCAACCGAGGTCATATAATTGtcaaaattaatgaaacaaactaaaagaaaataaaattattacagacaaaagtttgcaaatttagaattttaaaagacAGAATTTGTTTCGTAAGATGGAAGAAGATATTCAAAAACAAGTAATTGGCTGAGAGTCGACAACCGCTTCTATCcaaaaaaagttaattgtAGCTAAAATTAtgtgtgtttaatttttattttcatagtaAATTCAAAGTTGATCTTTTAACCATAGGATGGTATGAAGAAAGCCaatgatttggaaattaaaatgttcTGTAAGCTAGCCAGGACtgattaaaaagaattatacatacgatgatgatgataatcatataaattaattaatcagtaaatatatatgtgtgtgtgtataaagattgagtaatgataaattttataatgtacCAACTACCTGAATTCCAGCAGAGATATCGTCACATTCTTTGTCATCAAGGCGATATTCATGCATGACCCAATCAGTTCTAATTCCCTGAGGAGCTCGCCCCCTGTAATAAACTAGCGTTTTCTTCATTCCAATGGCTCGACTCTGGTACGTAACTCTCCGGTCTTTGCCGGTCGATTTCCAGTATCCGGCTCTCGTTGCTCTATTTGTTCTGAACCCATTCGGATATTTCCGATCTCGCGGTCCGAAGAAGTACCACTCTGGATCTCTACTtggtaaaaatgatttttctacaataatgcaaatgaaattacgacaagaaaatattatagtaAGTTGTAATGAGAAATTAATACAAGAGATATACATCAAAcagaaattaattagtaaagaCCTGCTAATTCCCAGGGCTCACATTTGTAAAGATCAACTTCAGGGATAATGTCAAGTTCGATCTCTTGGccgtttatttttctcttcagaTAATAATTCACAAGCTCTTCATCCGTCGGATGAAATCTAAAACCAGGAGGTAATCCTACAGgtgccattttaatttgttgtgaTTTTCCGACCTTATGATTGAGCACTTGCTCTCTGTGCAAAGTGTAGTAGTtatactcttttctttttatctctaCAACTATCATGACTTGTAATTCATAAATAAAGGATTCAAAGTCCCCTTCTCTTTGGTTCATTTTCACTTTGCCTTTTAAAGATTCTTAGACAAACGTTTCTTGCAAGccctttcttctttctcataAAAATAATGCTTCGAGTTCTTTATCCATTAACTCTTCCACATCTTTCCAACTCTAATAACCGCCTATTTATATATTCTTGAACATCGGTTCATATGTATGTGGTGGTCCATGCACGCCATTGGGTTTATGCATGCTGCTATTTAAGTCCatatgtatatacatatatggaATATGAAACAAAGAGAAATAGGTTTACGCACGCCGTTAGGTTGATGtttatgttttttctttattatttattgggttcctctatgatgctgtaatttttttacagcatcaataatgtttttaattgtgtaccattggatttaatcaatggtacacaatatttgtactaaaaaaaaatttaaaaataatggtaaacGTGTAATGGGTggagaattttgtaaaataactatGATCATCCTTagagtttgaaacaatttcacttaaatagcatattgtatttaaaattatttttcaatcctcctttaaatttgaaatgtgataatcttttttaaataaatcttccaaaatctattaccattaagtataaaatataatggtaggttatttaatacaaatcaaataaataagttgcaattgaaaattttatatatgatataatagtaataaataacacaactaagtaCATATACTTAAGTAAATATCATAGTtacatcaataaactcattGTTGAGATTGcttgtaacataaaaattacttgatcacacatgttttaataaaatttaatatcgtatattaaaatattcattattttatataatattaagggtcattgtataattgatcatgaagtatgtattatttttaatacccATTTAACATACTTATTCTCTtaactttatatttatcttacaATTAATATCCTTACATGAtaggaattttatgttttataagcctatatattttcattttaatttcaaatatcactttgttaatttcacaaaagttaaatctaatatatattcctaatgagctttagtttatgaaccgtgaaaaattattttattgatatccttagattgtaattataaaattttatgttattaagaaTCATTACTTTTGTTGTGATAATtaatagtgacaataaataaaatattgcctccaataatatttacgttggaaaaaaaagtgaagaatatcatgtatatttttagatttttattaacatgGTAGGAAATTATCTcagccttataaaatttaactttcacaagtttgttttcattttattttcaaatgtcactttgttaatttcataaaagttaaatctaacacatattcctaattaactttagtttatgaatcatgaaagataattttattgttactctttgatagtaattataaaatttttatgctacgaagagtcattacttttattatgataataaatagtgacaataaataaactattacaacaaataatatttaatggacaaaatgaggaaaaaaatcattgtatgtttttatatttctattataaaGATATGGTTTGGAatactttaacttaaaattttggcacaatattTGACCCACTAATATCTCATACTCTAATGGTTGATATTGAAAGTCAAAGCAACATTTTATAATGTTATATCCTCCACCATTGAATCgcatgaaataaatagtttaattttttgataaaaatttaaatcataatatttctCACTCTATAGTTATATAgacatatatttttcaataataattggtgaataaaatatttctcatttgttaTGACTcatatagtattattaataaaacacatataaaatagtttattgcAATGCtttctattatcattattgtttaggtattaatggtttgtaattaaattcatacaatacaaattattacaagactttgtgttaaataacctacttgatattatattttatacttaatggtaactgattttgaaagatttgtttaaaagagattatcatattacaaatttaaaggggggctgaaaagtaattttaaataaatatactatttaagtgaaattgtttcaaactctaagggtgatcacaattattttacaaaaattatccACCCACTTGAACGgttaccattatttttaaatttttttagtacaaataCTGTATACCATTGATTAGATCTAACGGTTCacaattaatacattattgaTGCTGTAAAAAACTTTACAGCATCATAGAGGAACCCTTATTGTATATGTACAGACATTCACACAaacgtgtatatatatatatatatattttatatgtttatatatatatcccgGAGTAATTTAAGAGTCTCGGTCTGCCCCTGATCCCATGTTATTCAATAGAGATAGGTTTCAAAATTAAGGATATAATGGCACTCTTTTCTGTAGTTCAATCGGTCGTACTTTCTGTTTCTTTAAATCCCCACCctattatgaaataattgcTCGGGGAACAATCAATCTTCGATCtgtttacattttttttcataatctgTACTTTTATCTCTTTCCTCTTCATTTTACAATCTTTCAAGATTTTGTCGTCAATCAAGTGGAAAAAGATGGTTTATCATTTGACATCTCTGAATTACTTTTGCTCTTTTGCTAGCTATGGCCTGTGTGGTAAAAGAAAAGCACTTCtatattatctaatttattacagttaatttctttcaatttgttttctttatatcCTGGGCTATTAGTATTATAAGCAGCTTCAACAATAAGGTCAACACAAAAGTGAAGGAACGAgataacacacacacacacacacacacatatatatat encodes:
- the LOC102620643 gene encoding NAC domain-containing protein 86 isoform X2, which codes for MAPVGLPPGFRFHPTDEELVNYYLKRKINGQEIELDIIPEVDLYKCEPWELAEKSFLPSRDPEWYFFGPRDRKYPNGFRTNRATRAGYWKSTGKDRRVTYQSRAIGMKKTLVYYRGRAPQGIRTDWVMHEYRLDDKECDDISAGIQDSYALCRVFKKNGICSEMEDQHGQCSGLSSSLMENSQQSHGISIECETMSPDVPINSSSCIDEEDKDDSWMQFITDDPWCSSNSTSTTFTGDQVSHLEFTN
- the LOC102620643 gene encoding NAC domain-containing protein 86 isoform X1 — encoded protein: MAPVGLPPGFRFHPTDEELVNYYLKRKINGQEIELDIIPEVDLYKCEPWELAEKSFLPSRDPEWYFFGPRDRKYPNGFRTNRATRAGYWKSTGKDRRVTYQSRAIGMKKTLVYYRGRAPQGIRTDWVMHEYRLDDKECDDISAGIQVDSYALCRVFKKNGICSEMEDQHGQCSGLSSSLMENSQQSHGISIECETMSPDVPINSSSCIDEEDKDDSWMQFITDDPWCSSNSTSTTFTGDQVSHLEFTN